The Vidua macroura isolate BioBank_ID:100142 chromosome 9, ASM2450914v1, whole genome shotgun sequence genome has a window encoding:
- the HTATIP2 gene encoding oxidoreductase HTATIP2 isoform X1, translating to MAAGGGGRSCFVLGASGETGRALLRELLARRAFARVTLIGRRRLSLGEAEAAVEQAVVDFERLGEHAAAFQGHDVGFCCLGTTRAKAGADGFVRVDRDYVAQAAELARAGGCKHFVLQSSRGANPQSRFLYLRVKGEVENLVEAVGFDHCTILRPAVLLCKRQESRPMEWIAQQFLGAVARLFPTAYSVPVETVAKAMVACALQPGEGKVLSGLRMNARMGEMWGACMASVEPGVHPLLCTWADSVKASKMQVLAAG from the exons atggcggcgggcggcggcggcaggagCTGCTTCGTGCTGGGCGCCTCCGGGGAGACGGGCCGGGCGCTgctgcgggagctgctggcccgGCGGGCCTTCGCCCGGGTCACGCTGATCGGGCGGCGCCGGCTGAGCCTGGGCGAGGCGGAGGCGGCCGTG GAGCAGGCAGTGGTGGACTTCGAGCGGCTGGGCGAGCACGCCGCCGCCTTCCAGGGACACGACGTGGGCTTCTGCTGCCTGGGCACTACCAGGGCCAAGGCTGGCGCA GATGGCTTTGTCCGTGTGGATCGGGACTACGTGGCGCAGGCAGCGGAGCTGGCGCGGGCAGGGGGCTGCAAACACTTTGTCCTGCAGTCCTCCCGAGGGGCAAACCCACAGAGCCGCTTCCTCTACCTCCGCGTGAAG GGAGAAGTGGAAAACTTGGTCGAGGCTGTTGGTTTTGATCACTGTACCATTCTCCGGCCAGC ggtgctgctgtgcaAGCGCCAGGAGTCCCGGCCCATGGAGTGGATAGCCCAGCAGTTCTTGGGTGCTGTGGCTCGGCTGTTCCCCACCGCTTACTCAGTGCCCGTGGAAACGGTGGCCAAGGCTATGGTGGCCTGCGcgctgcagccaggagaggggAAG GTGCTCTCTGGGCTGAGGATGAACGCACGCATGGGAGAGATGTGGGGTGCTTGCATGGCGAGTGTGGAGCCAGGGGTACATCCACTTCTTTGTACTTGGGCTGATTCTGTCAAGGCATCAAAAATGCAGGTGCTGGCTGCTGGGTGA
- the HTATIP2 gene encoding oxidoreductase HTATIP2 isoform X4, whose translation MAAGGGGRSCFVLGASGETGRALLRELLARRAFARVTLIGRRRLSLGEAEAAVEQAVVDFERLGEHAAAFQGHDVGFCCLGTTRAKAGAGEVENLVEAVGFDHCTILRPAVLLCKRQESRPMEWIAQQFLGAVARLFPTAYSVPVETVAKAMVACALQPGEGKVLSGLRMNARMGEMWGACMASVEPGVHPLLCTWADSVKASKMQVLAAG comes from the exons atggcggcgggcggcggcggcaggagCTGCTTCGTGCTGGGCGCCTCCGGGGAGACGGGCCGGGCGCTgctgcgggagctgctggcccgGCGGGCCTTCGCCCGGGTCACGCTGATCGGGCGGCGCCGGCTGAGCCTGGGCGAGGCGGAGGCGGCCGTG GAGCAGGCAGTGGTGGACTTCGAGCGGCTGGGCGAGCACGCCGCCGCCTTCCAGGGACACGACGTGGGCTTCTGCTGCCTGGGCACTACCAGGGCCAAGGCTGGCGCA GGAGAAGTGGAAAACTTGGTCGAGGCTGTTGGTTTTGATCACTGTACCATTCTCCGGCCAGC ggtgctgctgtgcaAGCGCCAGGAGTCCCGGCCCATGGAGTGGATAGCCCAGCAGTTCTTGGGTGCTGTGGCTCGGCTGTTCCCCACCGCTTACTCAGTGCCCGTGGAAACGGTGGCCAAGGCTATGGTGGCCTGCGcgctgcagccaggagaggggAAG GTGCTCTCTGGGCTGAGGATGAACGCACGCATGGGAGAGATGTGGGGTGCTTGCATGGCGAGTGTGGAGCCAGGGGTACATCCACTTCTTTGTACTTGGGCTGATTCTGTCAAGGCATCAAAAATGCAGGTGCTGGCTGCTGGGTGA
- the HTATIP2 gene encoding oxidoreductase HTATIP2 isoform X3 has protein sequence MAAGGGGRSCFVLGASGETGRALLRELLARRAFARVTLIGRRRLSLGEAEAAVEQAVVDFERLGEHAAAFQGHDVGFCCLGTTRAKAGADGFVRVDRDYVAQAAELARAGGCKHFVLQSSRGANPQSRFLYLRVKGAAVQAPGVPAHGVDSPAVLGCCGSAVPHRLLSARGNGGQGYGGLRAAARRGEGALWAEDERTHGRDVGCLHGECGARGTSTSLYLG, from the exons atggcggcgggcggcggcggcaggagCTGCTTCGTGCTGGGCGCCTCCGGGGAGACGGGCCGGGCGCTgctgcgggagctgctggcccgGCGGGCCTTCGCCCGGGTCACGCTGATCGGGCGGCGCCGGCTGAGCCTGGGCGAGGCGGAGGCGGCCGTG GAGCAGGCAGTGGTGGACTTCGAGCGGCTGGGCGAGCACGCCGCCGCCTTCCAGGGACACGACGTGGGCTTCTGCTGCCTGGGCACTACCAGGGCCAAGGCTGGCGCA GATGGCTTTGTCCGTGTGGATCGGGACTACGTGGCGCAGGCAGCGGAGCTGGCGCGGGCAGGGGGCTGCAAACACTTTGTCCTGCAGTCCTCCCGAGGGGCAAACCCACAGAGCCGCTTCCTCTACCTCCGCGTGAAG ggtgctgctgtgcaAGCGCCAGGAGTCCCGGCCCATGGAGTGGATAGCCCAGCAGTTCTTGGGTGCTGTGGCTCGGCTGTTCCCCACCGCTTACTCAGTGCCCGTGGAAACGGTGGCCAAGGCTATGGTGGCCTGCGcgctgcagccaggagaggggAAG GTGCTCTCTGGGCTGAGGATGAACGCACGCATGGGAGAGATGTGGGGTGCTTGCATGGCGAGTGTGGAGCCAGGGGTACATCCACTTCTTTGTACTTGGGCTGA
- the HTATIP2 gene encoding oxidoreductase HTATIP2 isoform X2, with protein sequence MAAGGGGRSCFVLGASGETGRALLRELLARRAFARVTLIGRRRLSLGEAEAAVEQAVVDFERLGEHAAAFQGHDVGFCCLGTTRAKAGADGFVRVDRDYVAQAAELARAGGCKHFVLQSSRGANPQSRFLYLRVKGEVENLVEAVGFDHCTILRPAVLLCKRQESRPMEWIAQQFLGAVARLFPTAYSVPVETVAKAMVACALQPGEGKVKVLENRAVHELGKAVPQQGT encoded by the exons atggcggcgggcggcggcggcaggagCTGCTTCGTGCTGGGCGCCTCCGGGGAGACGGGCCGGGCGCTgctgcgggagctgctggcccgGCGGGCCTTCGCCCGGGTCACGCTGATCGGGCGGCGCCGGCTGAGCCTGGGCGAGGCGGAGGCGGCCGTG GAGCAGGCAGTGGTGGACTTCGAGCGGCTGGGCGAGCACGCCGCCGCCTTCCAGGGACACGACGTGGGCTTCTGCTGCCTGGGCACTACCAGGGCCAAGGCTGGCGCA GATGGCTTTGTCCGTGTGGATCGGGACTACGTGGCGCAGGCAGCGGAGCTGGCGCGGGCAGGGGGCTGCAAACACTTTGTCCTGCAGTCCTCCCGAGGGGCAAACCCACAGAGCCGCTTCCTCTACCTCCGCGTGAAG GGAGAAGTGGAAAACTTGGTCGAGGCTGTTGGTTTTGATCACTGTACCATTCTCCGGCCAGC ggtgctgctgtgcaAGCGCCAGGAGTCCCGGCCCATGGAGTGGATAGCCCAGCAGTTCTTGGGTGCTGTGGCTCGGCTGTTCCCCACCGCTTACTCAGTGCCCGTGGAAACGGTGGCCAAGGCTATGGTGGCCTGCGcgctgcagccaggagaggggAAGGTAAAGGTGCTGGAGAACAGGGCCGTCCatgagctgggaaaggcagtgccacagcagggCACATAG